The Prunus dulcis chromosome 3, ALMONDv2, whole genome shotgun sequence genome segment GGCTGCAAAACTATTTGTGGCTGTcttatttttccctttctctAAATTGTACTCAATTTGTATTCCTTTTATATTCTTGAGTGTGTGAGCTTGGGTATATTTGGGGCTTGGGTTTCTGAGTGTTAAACACTATTGTGTTCTCTCATTTGATTATAGTGGATTACTCCGTTgtctccaaactggatgtaggcattgccgaaccagtataaatcttggtgttcttgttggtgttgttttgttctttttttcaatctcTTGCCacttgttgttttattttcactcacagttggttgacgcttccgcacaGCAGTTTATGATCACTTGCGGAAGATATATGGCAATTTCTTGGGGATTACAGTTTTGTGACTATCAAGCATGTTTATAAAGAAGCTAATATTGTTGTTGACCAGTTAGCTAAAAAAAGGCATGGGTATAATAACTCATGTATTTGGTTTAGTAATTTCCTTGTGGGTTTAATTACTAGAGTTTACTTTGATATGTATGGTACTAAGATCCCAAGGGGATCTCATTTGTAatgtatttatgtttttttttaaagggaaGAAGTTTTGAACGCAGACCATTTAGGTGATAAAAGGGAGGGAAACCCATTAGGCCACTCCACATCCTTACATTATATGCAATCTTAGTCATCCAAGTCCGCCAtgcaattaaatatttaaaaaaattttaaattagtaaattattgattaaataaacatGTCAGAGAGtttcattcaaaattttcaaaattttctaacAATGTCCGTTATTTGTACTaaatttttatcaatattgatattttattaatatatccaccaaaatttcagtattttgGGATTACCGACATTTAATACTTTAGTCAACTATGCCAGATATCAAGATTACAACTTGGGCGGCTTTTGAAGCTATCTTTCTAGAGAAGTATTTTCTCAATACTTTAAAAGGAGCAAATGCACGGGAATTCATGAACCTCATTCAAAAGTGTTTGAGTGTGACTACacattatcatcatcatgatGTTGTGCGGTGCACTAGAGTGGTTCCCAACACAGGATAATGATGATGAAGCCTTGAATTTGTTGACACGGCCTCCTCGAATGGTTTGATAGTGAAAGAAGGtgttgttgatgctcaaaatggttaggccaaggttgagtccaacttagtgatgaggtgtgatggatgatggatgaaggtgaggaccttcaccaagtgtgtgaggatttgggcaaacgataaacatatagaagacaagatatacgtggttcacccgaataatgggctacgtccacggagaaggctgttctcattatgataatgtttgtttacatttgcacaaggggattagacccaaatatagagataacaagtgagaagctcagcctagagatggatccagaagagagagtacTCAAGAGCCAGTCCCCTTCTAAGGaaagagtagtcttcttttataggtgaggggagtctccatctcttgtagttttccgatgtgggactcttcttgctttgcttagagttgtgatttgtgatgatgcttctttggctaaggtgatgacctctcaaagcatggcactcgaatgatctagcctagctagttgctcggtcaattatggtacaaacagtagtcccccaagttctcgaGTAAGAAGGTACTTCTTGGTTGGGgacttgtaattttaagtGCACTGGCCGAGCAACACCATAGTTCATCTTCCAAGCTGTATAGTGTACTGCCCATAGTCCCCTAAGTCCCCGGGTAAGAAGGACATTTGGAAGGGAGAGAACTTNNNNNNNNNNAGGTGTCAATgatgatttttgggtttctctAGCGAGATGGATGAGATCTTATATTTGGGTTATTTATTACACATTGAAGGTAAGAGAGTGAGGCAAAAGAAATAGataaggaagaagagagaaagaaatgaaaaagaggGTGCGATTGCTAGCAAAAGTTTGAGATATGGAAATATGGTTTATATATGAGACACGttggaaatttaaaaaaaaaaaaaaaaaaaagagattggTGGCCCGGTctagatttttttattcttaaaaaattgaaactgaaGCAAAGACGATTCAAACTAGTACCAATTGAATTGAATATGTAGATAACGAATCAAACCGATCACTTGAAACGAAACtattcgaaaaaaaaaaatcccttttattttattttaatagtttgtgttttttatttatttaaaataaaaaatttgtagcTCAAATGATTAATATTTACCTATGCTCTATGTTTGATTAACCCTCCCCCAATAacgcttttatttattaaagaaaaaaaaaacccggTCCAATTCAGtcgggtttttttttttttttttggggtttacCGGTCTTAATACCCAGCCTTGGGCCGCTAGTAGTCAATCAAAGTCCAACCCCAGAATCCCCCAGAGTACTTCCAAATTGAacctagggttagggtttaacaaattacaaattggAGCTGGGGCTTTCGGAACTCGAGCTTCGAACAATGGAGACGGCGACAGCGAGCGGTTCAGGGACAGTGACGGCGAAGAGAAAGCCGGTGTTCGTAAAGGTGGACCAACTGCAGCCAAACACGAGCGGCCACACCCTCACGGTGAAGGTGGTGAGCTCGAAGCCGGTCAAGGTGACCAACAAGAACGGCGGCCGACCATCGTTCTCGTCTCGCCCTCTCCAGCCCTCTCGTATCGCCGAGTGCCTCGTTGGTGATGAGACTGGGACCATTCTCTTCACCGCGCGCAATGACCAAGGTACATAATTCATGATTGTTAGCTTATAGATGAATTAATACAcgaattatttaattaaataagtaaTTATTTGTGAATATATGGTATATGTGTTCTGTAGATTTGGGTTGTTGGTTTGAATGGGTTTTGATAGGGTTTGAAGTGTGTTTAACTGTTTGTTTTAAGGAGAATTGAAAACAGCGGATTAGGGTTAATTTCtgtgttgggtttgttttttggttcatGAGAAGTTTTAGTTAATTGTAAGTGAATTTCTGCTTTGCGTAAtgtttttcattgtttggAGACCAAACTATGATCTTTAATCCTGCTATTTGTGTACAAtcagataaataaatatgccTGTCTTCAATGGGCTATTATTTGGTCTAAGTTGTGATTCAACTCCGTTTTGATAGTTTTGTCTTCTGTATTTATTCTCCATCCACATAGAACAGCGAAGGCGGTATCCAAATATTGTTAGATGGTATCCCTTCTCTGTTCTTAGGGTCTTGCATTTGTGCGTTAATGCCTTTGGTTGATAAATGAAAGAAGCCTGGCACTACTTTATATGTGTCCATGCCTGTTGTCGCTAGCCTTTTTGGTACTCGGCGGATTGTTGGTTTGCATTATGTGTAAATGATGAAGTTACAATTTATACGTGCAGTTGACACAATGAAGCCGGACACTACTGTGATCCTGCGTAATGCGAAGATTGATATGTTCAAGGGAACTATGAGGCTAGCAGTTGACAAATGGGGACGTGTTGAAGTCACTGAACCAGCTAACTTCCAAGTTAAAGAGGAAAACAATCTTTCTCTTGTTGAGTACGAATTGGTTAACGTTGAAGAGTGACCGATGGGTATATTGTGGTAGTGGATACTAATGAATTATATGTGTTCCTAACCATTACTGTTAGTAGGATGCAACTAATGTGTTTAGTTTGAGTCTTGATGTTGCTGTGTTTAGTTAACTTAAGTGAGTTTCAGACGGTGATATAATATGATTTGGAAGAACTAGACGTTGCTAGACTTGGAATATGGAACGCAAGAGTTTATGGTTTAGATCGTATTCAATATGATCATGCATTTTGTACATTATTTCTTTTGTGACTCTTACTagtaattttctgttttggtcAATCTCTTGCTATGGTTGTTGTTGTATTGGATTtgacacccaaaaaaaaaaaggtttcaccttttctgttgttttttgttgttgtcaaaCGCCTATTCTATTGTTTTGATTAAACTTAAACTGCGTCATGTTTGGGATTGATTTGAAATCTGTGGAAGTACTGCACTGTTATATCAATTCGTGGTATCAATTTCCAGAGCAAGCTTAAGTTTAATATGTCCAATTAATCACGatgtatttttttgggtcaaatttAATCACTAAGATGACATGTGCATATGCGATTCAAACGCTCTAATTCATGCCCTTCTTGCCATTCTTGTTCTCCCTTCTCGACACTTCACCCGTGGCGACGAACAGCCATGAATGATGTGGGTTTCTCTTCAGAGGCGATTGATGACTGTAGATTTCTTTCCGTAACTAGCACCGGTTTCGGGGTTTTTATAGTGATTTGGTTCTTACGAGCTTGAAAGTAATGAATGATAATAGCGTTGCTCTTGCAACAAGTGTTTCATCGGCTTAAACACTCGTTTCTTGATTGTTATGAATCACGATACCAAATTCCCTATCAAATGGTGCGGTGATAGGTTGAAGGCATGGGCGAGAGAAAAATATACAGTACGAATTGATCtgataaaattataaattgcATGTAGCTTGATAAACCAACAACTGCACATCCAACGAGTTAGAGGGGGAGGCAATGAGGTTTTCTCAGCTGATCCCGCAATTATATAGCTATAGATTAAAACAAATCAATCAGTTGGattcaaaattcttttttattattatttatttattaagaatCAAGAATACAACACCATCAACACTTGGAATTAGTAGCGGACCTATTAAGGTGCAAGGAAGTGCATATGCACATCTTCTCTCCATAAAAACCATTATAGGTGTTGCATTTTGTATCTCTGCTCAGCCTGAGTGGGGCACTCTAGGCGTTCGACGAAAAACCTAAACGAAGTCAGTGTGTTACGTTGCGGTGTGCTGCTCGCTATGTTGCGTAGCTACCTTATTCCATTTTCAGCATTTTATTCCATTTTTagcatttaagtaaatgtctttgtccttttactttcatttatttttatattactcaatttacttaagtttacaatgtaaataaggaagtaccccatATTTGGATTCcaataaaaatactaaaaaatcaaattcccaccaaatgaaaatatgaaaaatctgTTTGAGTGCAAAATAcaatttaggctaaaaatgatggttcattaagtcaatatatacttcatactaaaatcccataaaatgaagttttcttatttgatgtgtatgGAATAAAACctgccaaaaattatcttgagaaaatgattattccaaaaaaccatttttcatacttagccaatatttttacataaaataattttttatgtatgaTATAAATGCATGAAGGAACTTAAGGTCGATCTAGGTAAAAAaccttagatgttcaatccacAAAGAGTTTTAAAAGAATAACTTGACTCTTACGTATTGAAGAATTTTTTGCTTGAATAAGCTCCCCCTAAGACAATATTCATAAGGGTCTAAAGTTTGAGAGCTAGAGTCCAAAAGAAATGCAGATAAagcccaaaatcaaaacaacgATGGACCTAGAAAATGACATAAATGCCCTAAAATGAGTAGGATTGTGCTAATATATGCCAACTCTTATGTCGAATAGGACGAGACGCCTTGGGAGGCGAAGAGGATTACgctaattttttggtttattatcACATTCTTAGAGATATTTCTAGTTTATTGCAGTatctattttttgaaattgatgTAATTCTCTTTGATAATGAACATGAGTATTTCGTATGGTTTTATCTATTAACTATGAATTAGAATATTATCGTTTTATTTCGATGAGTCTATTttatatagatttttttttttaaccttcTACACATTGATCCCctgaaatgaaaattcatgGATCCGCCGCTCGCTATTGTACAACGTgcttgttttttaaaatatttttttataaataaatcctgACTAAAACTACACTTTCGCTAAAAAATTCATGGGTTTACAGTGCTTGGAATAACAAGTAGCTACATTGAATTTGTAAACCCAAAGGGGAAATGTCTAACAAATCTTCGACTTTATTCGATTAATTTAGGGGGGGAAAAAAACCAGTTGACAACACCAAAGATTTCAACCATTCAATAACTTGTTCTCATCCAAGAATGTATGCGTTGGCAcctcaaaattaaataaattgaagggTGCTAGGGCAATGGAAAACCGATCATGGGGGagatgagaaaaaaaaaacggcGGCCAGAAGTGAGAGGAAGAGGGTAAGAAGGGAAGGCCTAATGTTGAAGATTGGTATTTTAAAGTTccatttttcaaaagaaaataatcaaatcaCATCCGGCCAAAAGAACACACATTAGTGTTCTTGCTGGTTCTGCCAGCTGTGTTGTATTTGCTTCCCGTTCTGGGATGTTTTAATACAACAATCtctcagaccaaaaaaaaaagaaaaagaacacacaTTAGTTTGGCACATCATGTGGTCAGTTCAAACTTTTGCCCAGTGTGCAAATAGTGCAGGCCACGAGGGTAGTAATAAACTCAGATGAGTATTATCTCATTGACTACTCTCACTAACCACAAATTCCAGAGGAACTACTTAGGAGGGAAAAACAATATGATGTGTGATGAGGATTGGCTGTTCGATGATCTATTACAAAAGGTGACCAAATGAAATGTAAGCTCAGGGCCGGAAACACTGTTTATGGCGCTTTGGAGGTCAACGTCTTGAGGGGATGGATCTGCATTCCTCAAGAATCTGCGCACAGATTGAAAAGGAAGAGAATAAACATGTCAGCTACTCGGGAAATTTTGGAGGGCTGTGGAAAAACTATAAAAGAAGAGGCAAATTTGGAAAGTGAAATCACATAGCCCCTATCAACCTTAGACACTTTCTATGTAGCATATATGATTTTGCCACAAAGCATGAATCATGTATGAACCAAGATGCTTGCAAACTCAAACTTGACTGTACTTGATCAAGTATTACGAAGTCCAAGTTTGGTCTGAGTAAAACACGATACAAAGCTCACTAGCATTCGTCCAACATAACCACAAGCTAATACTAAGAAATGAAGcacacaatttttttatgaatcgAGCATATACCCAAACACAAAAGTGGATTCTTCTCTAATTGCCTGCAAGCTTGGTAAAAGAGACCTAGGAGAGGATTGCCAAGCAATAGCTCTTCGACTAACTGCACTGGAAGAGCATAATGCTTTACCAGGCAGAAGCTACTTTTCTTACTTCATATAGAAGGTATAATGCCTTGCTGCCACAAATGCAatgttttttcttcaaaaaagagaagaaaaaaaatgaagctaAAAAGAGAGACAAAATAGCTATGAAGGATTCAAATAGGAAAACAGAACAGTAACATGCAGAGTAGATGATATTCATCTTTGACTATGTAGTCATAGAATTTTTACATTTAAAGTTCTCAAGGTAATCaaactgaagaaaataaaacactGAAAAGGTTTATTTCAGAACAGATTTGTCCTGTAAGCATGCGGTTAAGGCTTCCAAGTCATCATTCTCTTCAAGTGCTAGAATCTTGAACAAAACTTCTACTGAACTCACTGGAAATTGATCATGCATCGTTGTTGCAAGCTGATTGAAAACAATATAAGTATGACTCTCCGGTCATTGACAtcaaggaaaaggaaaaaataaaatattcagcAATGCAGATTACCACTTTTAAGTCTATGAGCTACACAATGAGCATCACAAAAGAGAGAaccagaaaaggaaaaaggaaattgtCTTTATTCCTTGGACAAAAGTAACCAAGTCTACCAGTTGATCTATGTTTAAAAGCTCAGGAGATGCAACTTATCTCTTCTGCAGCTCATTCAAAACTCTTATATTACCAGCAGTCACTGCCTTAGACTGAAGAACTAAGTACATAAAACTTCCTTGACTCCTTGGAACAATCATCACACATCATCATTGCAAGCTgatcaaataaaaatgatcAGTCACTAACTTTATGATCATCGTGGTTTAAACATTTCTAAATTCCACTAAACATGTAAAATATTCATAAACTACTATAGGTGTCTACCTTGAATTTGGGATTTTAGTTAAGAGAGACGAGGACAGCTGACAAAGGAAAAGTAATGAGAACAGCATAGAAGACATCTGTACTTGGGGAcctattttattataaattgttttaacAACAAACAAGATACAGTTTATACtctcttcaatttttcttcaactaTTTTTGATTCAAtcatatttaataaaaaccTCCAAACATTCAAAACATACAAAGACTATTTCTAAATACCACTGAAATAGCCATCATAAAAAATGTTCCACCTCCTATTCCTAGAAATTGCCATGAGATAATATCAAAGAATTCAACACATCTAATGGACTCTTATAAacgtttttataaaaacaaagtttacAAATTTAATGAACAGAAATGTTCTCCAATCTTTTAGGAACATAGCCCCCTTAGATATTTAAAAGcttgaaatttaaaatcaaaGTTACTCCAACATCGCTTCTTGATCTTCATCTGTCTTGGCCTACAACAACAAACAGAGGTATTTTTGCATCTTTCAAATAAGGAGTACGAGAAGGGACATTGACTTAATTTTTATGACACAAAGTGAACTAAAAGAAGCAGAGAGATAGCGCATAAACCAAAACCACCAAATTCAGCTATTAGTACCTAACAAATTCATTTGCGTAAGTTAATGAccataaaaacttatttttccCACATCTTGTATCAAAACAGACACATGATATGGCTCTGTGATGacatttcaaaattgaagTATCCAATATCTGAACCCAACATAAATAGCCACTACCTTACcagaaaattagaaggaagAAAACGACATCAAGGGACCCTACAAATGTTCGCTAGATACCTAATTCAAGAATAAAAACCCATCGGTTAGGCagccaacaaacaaaactacTTCTTGTTGAACATATGAAACAAGGCTGCTTGTTATGAGAAATATGCAAATCTCACCAATCCTAGCAGGAGGAGGAGTAaggagcaaaagaaaaatcagtgTGGACGTAGACATTGCATAAGGATAGAGGAAATAGTCCCATTTGGTTGAGTCATTCgttcttttgttaattttactaagcaaataaaaagtggcaaaaaagaaagacatcACAAGGGTTCAAAAAAGGACAtttgaatataaaatatatatatatatatatacacatacatacacaCATGTACATATACGTATACATATGCATGTGCTTATGTACAAACAAATCACTTTTCCcacagaaagaaaacaaaaaacaaaagtgagaTATTTCCATTGATCTTAAAAATATGCAATGAGTACTATTAATATCCACACTAACTTTTACATGTATAAGCGCTTATTGGGAAGCATTCAAATTTGGTTTCAGACCAATCGTTTCTTTAGAAACACAAACATTGGAACGGAATGCTCACTGCTATTCCATTACTTTAACGGAACAAACAGAAAGATAAATCTTAGTCTATTCCATTCTTAATGCACGAAACAGTACTTTGACACTGAAACCTATTGCTCGAAACAGTTCTTTGACACTGAAATTAGAACTCAAACAAGCACAAAACCAGTCACTAGCAAAGAACATAAATAGGACACAAGCAAACGTTCATAAAGCCAACAGCCACTCATTCCATcacaaaagcaaacaaattCACTAAATACAAAGAGCCACTTGAGAGTACGAGCAAATACAAACAGATTGCTGAGAGAGTACCTTCTGGAAGCCAACCATAACTGCGGCGAGTGATGGAGAGCATCGAAGTCATCAAAGCCGATGCTGTTGCTGTGTGGTAGGGCAGCATTGACTCCACACAGAAGCTCAATTCAACGGGAGACCttcaacaaacacaaacaaattccaaattttttacAATCAAAGTATTACAACGTCATTTGAACGGCAAATTTGGCAACCGTGTAACTTGAACATTCTGTT includes the following:
- the LOC117621340 gene encoding uncharacterized protein At4g28440; the encoded protein is METATASGSGTVTAKRKPVFVKVDQLQPNTSGHTLTVKVVSSKPVKVTNKNGGRPSFSSRPLQPSRIAECLVGDETGTILFTARNDQVDTMKPDTTVILRNAKIDMFKGTMRLAVDKWGRVEVTEPANFQVKEENNLSLVEYELVNVEE